A genomic stretch from Dehalococcoidia bacterium includes:
- a CDS encoding aspartate aminotransferase family protein, which produces MTQQLDIDELRNKSTRHLWMHNRDWITMAEEGEPMIAVEGEGVRIIDAEGRSYIDVNGGYNSVNVGYGRQEIADAAYEQMTQLSYFPYGTTTEPTALLARKLAQMTPGSLSRVFPVSGGSEANETALKIALAYHRRRGDSRRYKVISRIGSYHGTTAGVLWLGGTQETQRDDFEPARPGMVYAPPPSAYHSPVSGETDSECAVRCAQAIEDLIKFEGPETVAAVIAEPVAIPLGAVVPGDEYWPMLREICDRYGVLLIADEVINGFGRTGRMFAVEHWGVVPDIMSVAKGVISSYLPMAATIATEEVAGVFAGEEDYLRHVLTASGHPVSAAASLKNIEIIESEGMVENSAAVGAYCKEQLEAMMGDHPSIGDVRGLGLLMAIELVKDRETKAPFDPSDRVADRLNESFKKNGLILRVGGPIIHVGPPLCITKEEVDEIVHAIDLSLWELEGDLGMAQYA; this is translated from the coding sequence ATGACCCAGCAGCTAGACATCGATGAACTGAGAAACAAGTCCACCCGACACCTTTGGATGCACAACCGGGACTGGATAACTATGGCTGAAGAGGGCGAGCCGATGATCGCCGTCGAGGGAGAGGGAGTGCGGATCATCGATGCTGAGGGTCGGAGCTACATTGACGTCAATGGAGGATACAACTCCGTCAACGTTGGGTACGGGCGCCAGGAAATCGCCGACGCCGCCTACGAGCAGATGACGCAACTGTCCTATTTCCCATACGGCACTACGACCGAGCCGACCGCCCTACTAGCCCGGAAGCTTGCCCAGATGACACCCGGTAGTCTCAGCAGGGTCTTTCCAGTGTCTGGAGGTTCAGAGGCCAATGAGACGGCACTCAAGATCGCTCTGGCCTACCACCGGAGAAGGGGAGACTCGAGAAGATACAAGGTCATCAGCCGGATAGGCTCCTACCATGGGACCACAGCGGGTGTACTGTGGCTTGGTGGCACCCAGGAGACGCAGCGCGATGACTTCGAACCAGCGCGACCTGGAATGGTGTACGCGCCGCCACCCTCGGCCTATCACTCGCCCGTTTCGGGCGAGACGGACTCTGAGTGCGCTGTCCGGTGCGCTCAGGCGATCGAGGACCTGATCAAGTTCGAGGGGCCGGAGACCGTAGCAGCGGTGATTGCGGAGCCGGTGGCCATACCGCTCGGAGCAGTTGTGCCGGGTGACGAATACTGGCCAATGCTGAGAGAGATCTGCGACCGTTACGGAGTCCTGCTGATTGCTGACGAGGTCATCAACGGCTTTGGTCGAACTGGCAGAATGTTCGCGGTGGAACATTGGGGTGTCGTCCCGGACATCATGAGCGTCGCCAAAGGGGTCATCAGCTCCTACCTGCCGATGGCTGCGACAATCGCTACTGAAGAAGTCGCCGGCGTATTCGCTGGCGAGGAAGACTACCTGCGGCACGTGCTCACGGCCAGCGGGCATCCGGTATCCGCCGCGGCGTCCTTGAAGAACATAGAGATCATCGAAAGCGAAGGGATGGTCGAGAACTCGGCAGCCGTCGGAGCCTACTGCAAGGAGCAGCTTGAAGCCATGATGGGGGACCATCCGTCGATTGGCGACGTCAGAGGTCTGGGGCTGCTCATGGCGATAGAACTGGTAAAGGATAGGGAAACTAAGGCACCGTTCGATCCGTCCGACCGGGTAGCTGACCGACTCAATGAAAGCTTCAAGAAGAATGGACTCATTCTGAGGGTCGGCGGGCCTATCATTCACGTTGGACCCCCACTCTGCATTACGAAGGAAGAAGTGGATGAGATAGTCCACGCCATAGACCTCAGCCTTTGGGAGCTTGAGGGTGACCTTGGGATGGCTCAGTATGCCTGA
- a CDS encoding transcriptional repressor, with product MSCEDQTVQTLKESGHRPTPQRLMILSALRHSQGHITASQVLEQVKESYSYIDLSTVYRTLDMLKQMRLVSETHMGGDQHSYEWIEEVRHHHLICQDCDRVVLLDDVMLESLGTNIFETYGFEVDIDHLAIFGACQECREATP from the coding sequence ATGAGTTGCGAAGACCAGACAGTTCAGACCCTAAAAGAGTCGGGCCACCGGCCTACCCCACAGCGCCTGATGATTCTGTCAGCTTTGCGTCATTCACAGGGCCATATCACCGCCTCACAGGTCCTGGAGCAGGTCAAGGAGTCGTACTCTTACATAGATCTTTCGACTGTCTACCGCACGCTTGACATGCTCAAGCAGATGCGCCTCGTGTCAGAGACCCACATGGGAGGCGATCAGCACTCTTACGAATGGATCGAAGAAGTCAGGCACCACCATCTAATTTGCCAGGACTGCGATCGAGTCGTCCTCCTGGACGATGTCATGCTGGAGTCACTGGGCACAAACATATTTGAAACATACGGATTCGAGGTGGACATCGACCACCTCGCAATTTTCGGGGCGTGCCAGGAGTGTCGAGAGGCTACTCCTTAG
- a CDS encoding LLM class flavin-dependent oxidoreductase: MRFGSFIFPVSHDPESDSSIIDSTLDEIELQDSLGFEAAWLTEHHFDGACAYVDPLVFGAAVASRTSNIKIGFAVVEMAFHHPVRLAAQTALLDNLSHGRLIVGIGRGSAFNTYEYLGFGISMEEGVERLTEAEELMVEAWTGEDIRHKGRYWDVSFPMLRPKPFQQPHPPLVRACISERSTREMARIGRPVLIGVQEDDEIRSRIDLFGREMAEAGFDETDVESALDQCWFSKNAFIAETYEEARELFEPGFRRERKHFREAREIYNPEGFPPLDPTKPLPAGEDFEKACIVGTPGQVADQIASLRDLGVRNLMLKLNVGEMDTQAVQKSIKLFGQHVMPRFAD, translated from the coding sequence ATGCGGTTCGGTTCGTTCATATTCCCGGTAAGTCACGATCCCGAAAGTGATAGTTCGATAATTGACAGTACTCTCGACGAGATCGAGCTCCAGGACTCTCTCGGATTCGAGGCAGCCTGGCTTACTGAGCATCACTTCGACGGCGCCTGTGCCTATGTGGACCCTTTGGTCTTTGGGGCCGCTGTCGCCTCCAGGACCAGCAACATCAAGATAGGCTTCGCGGTCGTGGAAATGGCATTCCACCATCCTGTTCGTCTTGCCGCGCAAACTGCCCTGCTGGACAACCTCAGCCACGGCAGGCTCATCGTGGGTATAGGTAGAGGATCTGCGTTCAACACCTACGAGTACCTCGGCTTTGGCATATCCATGGAGGAGGGAGTAGAAAGGCTGACAGAGGCTGAAGAGCTCATGGTCGAGGCGTGGACTGGCGAGGATATTCGTCACAAGGGTCGATATTGGGACGTGTCGTTCCCTATGCTCAGGCCTAAGCCCTTCCAACAGCCGCATCCTCCTTTGGTCCGAGCGTGCATCAGCGAACGCTCTACTCGGGAAATGGCGCGAATTGGCCGACCCGTTCTCATCGGCGTCCAGGAGGACGACGAGATCAGGTCCCGAATAGACCTTTTCGGGCGCGAGATGGCTGAAGCTGGCTTCGACGAGACGGACGTTGAGTCTGCCCTCGATCAGTGCTGGTTCTCCAAGAACGCATTTATTGCCGAGACCTACGAAGAGGCCCGTGAGCTCTTCGAACCAGGCTTCCGAAGAGAGCGTAAGCACTTCCGGGAGGCGCGGGAGATCTACAACCCGGAGGGTTTTCCGCCGCTTGACCCCACCAAGCCGCTTCCAGCCGGGGAAGACTTCGAGAAGGCATGCATCGTAGGCACTCCAGGCCAGGTCGCAGACCAGATTGCTTCATTACGCGATCTGGGAGTCCGCAACCTGATGCTGAAGCTAAACGTGGGCGAGATGGACACACAGGCGGTACAGAAGTCCATCAAGCTGTTCGGGCAGCACGTGATGCCCAGGTTCGCTGACTAG
- the ppk2 gene encoding polyphosphate kinase 2 — protein sequence MNKNSLNSSNSISDNQTVTVVSGAPTGFEEPIPNAQPIEDPTHIGAENRIRYFRENLYPYAQRMRRKEYESLKLPLQVELIKLQNWMRDTGERLMILFEGRDAAGKGGTIRRFMEHWNPRQARVVALDKPSDVERGQWYFQRYVRHFPTAGEIVLFDRSWYNRAGVERVMGFSSDREYRLFIRQAPALEQMIVECGIHLEKLYFSVSRREQLRRFERRANDPLKQWKVSSVDLRSKDKWEEYTEAKEAMFLLTDTDVAPWTIIKSDDKKRARINAMRHVLNLFDYEGKDESVVQLPDPSIVASSTEIYTAGAPVR from the coding sequence ATGAATAAGAACAGCCTTAATTCCAGCAACTCTATTTCAGATAACCAGACGGTTACTGTAGTCTCCGGTGCTCCGACCGGGTTTGAGGAGCCCATACCAAACGCCCAACCCATTGAAGATCCAACGCACATAGGTGCAGAAAACCGCATTCGGTACTTCAGGGAGAACCTGTACCCATACGCCCAGAGAATGCGCAGAAAGGAGTACGAATCGCTGAAGTTGCCGCTTCAGGTGGAACTCATCAAGCTGCAGAATTGGATGAGGGATACGGGGGAAAGGCTGATGATCCTGTTCGAAGGTCGGGATGCAGCCGGTAAGGGCGGCACTATCAGACGGTTCATGGAGCACTGGAACCCCCGCCAGGCGCGGGTTGTGGCCCTTGATAAACCATCCGACGTCGAAAGAGGGCAGTGGTACTTCCAGAGATACGTCAGGCACTTTCCGACCGCAGGCGAAATCGTGCTATTCGACAGGTCCTGGTACAACCGTGCAGGTGTCGAAAGGGTAATGGGATTCTCTTCAGACCGTGAGTACCGGCTGTTCATCCGGCAGGCACCGGCTCTCGAGCAGATGATTGTCGAGTGTGGAATTCACCTCGAAAAGCTGTATTTCTCCGTTAGCCGCAGAGAGCAGCTGAGGCGATTTGAGAGAAGGGCTAACGACCCGCTGAAGCAATGGAAAGTCAGTTCCGTTGACCTCAGATCCAAGGACAAATGGGAGGAGTACACAGAGGCCAAGGAAGCGATGTTCCTCCTCACCGACACCGACGTTGCCCCCTGGACGATAATAAAGTCCGACGACAAGAAGCGGGCAAGGATCAACGCAATGCGGCACGTCCTCAATCTCTTCGATTACGAGGGCAAGGACGAGTCCGTGGTGCAATTGCCGGATCCCTCGATTGTCGCCTCGTCAACCGAGATCTATACGGCGGGTGCCCCTGTCAGATAG
- a CDS encoding LLM class F420-dependent oxidoreductase yields MNIGISTFPTDYSVDIAILARRAEEMGFESLWVPEHPIIPVTTSSPWPGSPDGVIPRVYADIVDPFVALARASAVTTNLKLGTGICLVPERNPLLLAKEVATLDMYSGGRFLFGIGAGWLKEETEIMGGDFPHRWTQTREAVLAMKSLWIEVESEYHGDYYDFPPVYSFPRSVQRPHPPVLLGGMARNVFRRIVQWGDGWMPNRVTPDDISEGRQTLNELAAEAGRDPGSISVSVFGQAADKSLLGELFDAGADRVMIRVETADEEATNAQLDQIAEAVLS; encoded by the coding sequence ATGAACATCGGCATTTCAACATTCCCGACGGACTACTCGGTAGACATAGCGATCCTCGCCCGCAGGGCGGAGGAGATGGGCTTTGAGTCGTTGTGGGTGCCGGAACATCCCATCATTCCGGTGACAACTTCCAGCCCGTGGCCTGGCTCACCTGATGGCGTGATACCAAGGGTTTACGCAGACATCGTAGACCCGTTCGTCGCGCTTGCCAGGGCGTCGGCCGTGACGACCAACCTCAAGCTGGGCACTGGAATATGCCTTGTCCCGGAGCGCAACCCGCTTCTGCTGGCGAAGGAGGTCGCGACTCTGGACATGTACTCAGGAGGGCGCTTTCTGTTCGGCATAGGCGCCGGCTGGCTGAAGGAAGAGACGGAGATCATGGGAGGCGACTTTCCGCATAGGTGGACTCAAACACGCGAGGCCGTTCTGGCCATGAAGTCGCTGTGGATCGAGGTCGAGAGTGAGTACCACGGTGATTACTACGACTTCCCGCCCGTCTACTCCTTCCCGCGATCTGTGCAGCGTCCCCATCCACCCGTATTGCTCGGTGGCATGGCCAGAAACGTATTCAGAAGGATTGTGCAGTGGGGAGACGGCTGGATGCCCAACAGGGTCACTCCGGACGACATTAGCGAGGGAAGACAGACGCTGAACGAACTCGCTGCGGAGGCAGGTCGTGACCCTGGATCAATCTCAGTGTCCGTGTTCGGGCAGGCTGCTGATAAATCACTTCTTGGCGAGCTATTCGATGCGGGCGCTGATCGAGTCATGATCCGCGTCGAAACAGCCGATGAGGAGGCGACTAATGCTCAGCTCGATCAGATCGCTGAGGCCGTACTCTCCTAG
- a CDS encoding ATP-binding cassette domain-containing protein, which produces MATALEISNLSFSYPDGRQALGGVTFSLRAGEKVAILGPNGAGKSTLLLHLNGLLHGNGDVSVMGNRVVEDDKETLGLIRSLVGLVFQDPDDQLFSPTVYDDVAFGPIYMGLPQDEIDDRVLHALSLVGLDGYADRMPFHLSGGEKKRAAIATVLSMNPQVLVLDEPSAGLDPRARRGLITLLDRLDQTILVTTHDLHMVKEILPRSIIMDGGAVVADGPTEEILSDQALLESHGLEMP; this is translated from the coding sequence GTGGCCACCGCACTGGAGATTAGCAATCTCTCGTTTTCATACCCTGACGGTCGACAAGCGCTCGGGGGTGTGACTTTCAGTCTCCGGGCCGGAGAGAAAGTTGCGATTCTGGGTCCGAATGGGGCTGGCAAATCTACACTGCTACTCCACCTTAACGGTCTGTTGCATGGCAACGGCGACGTCAGTGTCATGGGGAATCGCGTCGTGGAAGACGACAAAGAGACGCTCGGGCTAATCCGGTCTCTTGTCGGGCTGGTCTTTCAAGACCCTGACGATCAGCTCTTCTCTCCCACGGTCTACGACGATGTCGCCTTTGGCCCCATCTACATGGGTCTGCCACAGGACGAGATAGATGACCGCGTCCTGCACGCGCTGAGTCTGGTCGGTCTTGACGGGTACGCCGACAGAATGCCGTTCCACCTTAGTGGCGGCGAGAAGAAACGAGCGGCAATTGCGACAGTGCTCTCAATGAATCCACAGGTACTGGTGCTGGACGAGCCTTCTGCTGGCCTGGACCCCAGGGCCCGACGCGGACTCATCACCCTGCTCGATCGGCTGGATCAGACCATACTGGTCACAACTCACGACCTGCACATGGTCAAGGAGATACTCCCGAGGTCGATAATCATGGACGGGGGCGCAGTGGTAGCTGACGGCCCCACTGAGGAAATCCTCTCGGATCAGGCCCTGCTGGAGTCGCACGGACTCGAAATGCCCTAG
- a CDS encoding energy-coupling factor ABC transporter permease, whose protein sequence is MLLNAGISVLRWDIPHPLHAPDGFFSLPMAVAGYVVVALVISFAINRTRTELNERMVPMMGVMAAFIFAAQMINFPVAGGTSGHLVGGALAAIILGPWAAIIVMTAVVGLQALLFQDGGLVVLGINLFNMSIVSVLAGYGVYFIARKFGSSSKGVLFAGGFVSAWVSVMMAAVFTAFALAFSGTSPLSLALPALAAVHALIGIGEGLITVFALSFIRVARPQLLQARRESRVQFAEGV, encoded by the coding sequence ATGCTACTAAACGCAGGTATAAGTGTATTGAGATGGGACATTCCTCACCCGCTCCACGCCCCCGACGGCTTTTTTAGCCTTCCAATGGCAGTTGCCGGGTATGTTGTGGTTGCTCTCGTTATCTCATTTGCAATCAATCGGACGCGCACGGAACTCAATGAGCGCATGGTGCCGATGATGGGTGTGATGGCGGCGTTCATATTCGCGGCCCAGATGATCAACTTCCCAGTTGCAGGGGGTACGTCCGGCCATCTCGTGGGAGGTGCGCTGGCCGCTATCATCCTGGGGCCCTGGGCAGCAATTATCGTAATGACGGCAGTCGTTGGGCTGCAGGCGCTGCTCTTTCAGGACGGCGGACTAGTCGTGCTTGGCATCAACCTGTTCAACATGTCCATCGTCAGCGTCCTTGCGGGCTATGGAGTCTACTTCATCGCCCGGAAGTTTGGTTCATCATCCAAGGGTGTACTCTTTGCTGGCGGTTTTGTCAGCGCATGGGTATCGGTGATGATGGCAGCCGTTTTTACGGCCTTTGCCCTGGCTTTTTCAGGCACGTCGCCTCTATCACTTGCCCTCCCTGCCCTTGCGGCTGTACATGCGCTGATCGGCATTGGCGAGGGGCTGATCACGGTATTTGCGCTCTCGTTTATCAGGGTGGCCCGACCGCAGCTTCTACAGGCGAGAAGGGAATCGCGGGTCCAATTCGCTGAGGGAGTGTGA
- the cbiQ gene encoding cobalt ECF transporter T component CbiQ, translated as MKLVIALAFIFATTSIPPGKWPAFGAMLLIAWAAAAISGVGVVRVFLRSLIALPFILIALPTVFTKPGAPLFELSLGLFTLTATAEGMEFFVSVFIKSWASVTAAVILTSTTPALGLLAALRSLKLPEILVAVVMLMYRYLFVLVEEAQRMLRARSARSAGVGPGSGGSLIWRARSAGGMAGSLFIRTLDRGERIYMAMLARGYDGGIRQRATTPLGRLAAVQIALPLSLFATIAISARFLL; from the coding sequence GTGAAACTCGTCATCGCCCTCGCCTTTATCTTCGCGACTACCTCCATTCCGCCAGGCAAGTGGCCCGCGTTCGGGGCAATGCTTCTAATCGCATGGGCGGCGGCCGCAATTTCGGGCGTCGGGGTGGTCCGCGTGTTTCTGCGGTCGCTTATCGCTCTTCCCTTCATACTTATCGCGCTACCAACCGTGTTCACCAAGCCCGGCGCTCCGCTTTTCGAGTTGTCGCTGGGGTTGTTTACACTGACCGCCACAGCGGAAGGTATGGAGTTCTTCGTCAGTGTCTTTATCAAGTCGTGGGCGTCAGTCACCGCGGCGGTGATACTGACTTCCACTACCCCTGCCCTTGGCCTGCTCGCAGCGCTCAGGTCTCTGAAGCTGCCAGAGATTCTAGTAGCAGTGGTAATGCTGATGTACAGATACCTGTTCGTGCTCGTTGAAGAGGCCCAGAGGATGCTCCGTGCCCGCTCCGCTAGAAGTGCCGGGGTCGGACCAGGTTCCGGGGGATCCCTGATCTGGAGAGCCAGAAGTGCCGGCGGCATGGCAGGCTCTCTTTTCATCCGCACCCTTGACCGCGGCGAGCGAATCTACATGGCCATGCTCGCGAGGGGATACGACGGCGGAATCAGACAGCGGGCCACTACCCCATTGGGTAGACTTGCCGCGGTTCAGATTGCTCTACCTCTTTCCCTCTTCGCCACCATCGCAATCAGCGCAAGGTTCCTGTTGTGA
- a CDS encoding PQQ-binding-like beta-propeller repeat protein, with amino-acid sequence MEGAFRRRKRGSPHASIAQRGRLTGPAGHVWQLRTDGDQGGLVFLGGGEPYLYAFDMPTGAELWRGATPYPTQANPMT; translated from the coding sequence GTGGAAGGTGCCTTTCGGAGAAGGAAACGAGGAAGTCCGCACGCATCCATTGCTCAGCGGGGTCGACTTACCGGACCGGCTGGGCACGTATGGCAACTCAGGACCGATGGCGACCAGGGGGGACTGGTTTTCCTGGGCGGCGGCGAGCCGTACCTTTATGCATTCGACATGCCAACAGGCGCCGAACTCTGGCGTGGAGCGACCCCGTATCCAACCCAGGCGAATCCGATGACCTAG
- a CDS encoding PDGLE domain-containing protein yields MKVTWWIAGYFIAIAITLVAPFASSSPDGLERVAEDQGFMDTAKEAPYAVIADYVFPGVENEALATVLAGVIGVTVIYLLVAGGTYMAYRSTANRRV; encoded by the coding sequence ATGAAAGTTACATGGTGGATTGCAGGCTACTTTATTGCCATTGCCATTACGCTGGTAGCCCCTTTTGCTTCGTCTTCACCCGACGGCCTCGAGAGGGTCGCTGAAGATCAGGGATTCATGGACACGGCCAAGGAAGCTCCATATGCCGTAATCGCCGACTACGTCTTTCCCGGCGTCGAAAATGAGGCTCTCGCCACTGTGCTCGCGGGAGTAATCGGTGTGACGGTCATCTATCTGCTAGTGGCAGGTGGTACCTATATGGCATACCGGTCTACTGCCAACCGTAGAGTCTGA
- the sixA gene encoding phosphohistidine phosphatase SixA, with protein MDLYVLRHGQAEERDGLKYSDDRERPLTLRGIERLARQVTGMNSLGICPELIVTSPLVRAVQTAEVVREGLTLEMRLEYSNFLVPWAEPREILEELREAHASEHSVMVVGHEPHLSSLISLVSSGTLNCAIRLKKGALCKLRIPTVGPGRCGRIEWSLTPKQISKLG; from the coding sequence ATGGACCTTTACGTACTCAGACACGGGCAGGCTGAAGAACGAGATGGCTTGAAGTATTCGGACGATCGGGAGCGGCCACTCACGCTAAGAGGCATCGAGCGCCTGGCACGACAGGTGACGGGCATGAACTCACTCGGGATATGCCCTGAATTGATTGTTACCAGTCCACTGGTAAGGGCGGTACAGACGGCTGAGGTAGTTCGAGAAGGCCTGACCCTCGAAATGCGACTTGAGTATTCCAATTTCCTCGTACCATGGGCAGAGCCGAGGGAGATTCTCGAAGAGCTCCGCGAAGCACACGCCTCAGAGCACAGTGTCATGGTCGTAGGACACGAGCCTCACCTCAGCAGCCTGATATCCCTCGTCTCGTCAGGCACATTAAATTGTGCAATCCGACTGAAGAAGGGAGCCCTCTGCAAACTGCGCATTCCTACTGTGGGTCCAGGTCGCTGCGGACGTATCGAGTGGTCTCTGACGCCGAAACAGATCTCGAAACTGGGGTGA
- a CDS encoding aspartate aminotransferase family protein, which produces MPDNTTTTISRGPEARQAALDHLWMHNRSWATDAESGRPPIITSGNGVHVTDAEGREWMDVNGGYMCVNIGYGRHELADAMREQMSKLVYFPQGSTTEPLIELASKLSDITPGNLDRSWPVTGGSEANETAIKIARAYHRRRGEAGRYKIISRVGSYHGALGATMWLGGDGGREDYEPAFPGMLYAPQPDSYNSPIPGETDSEAAVRCAQAIEDLIKFHGPSSVAAVIAEPVSSSMGAAVPGDEYWPLLRQICDRYGVILIADEVITGFGRTGTMFAMEHWNVTPDIMTMAKGITSSYVPLANAIVTDEVADVFAGSDNIFKQALTFGGHPVTAAVALKNIEIMETEGLVDNSAEIGAHILGRLDDLAAEHPMIGNVRGRGLLIGVELVADRDTKTRFPKDVQLGNRLSDAFEAESLILRCGDDRIGIGPSLCITETEADELVNRLDRAITKVERGLPS; this is translated from the coding sequence ATGCCTGATAACACGACAACCACAATAAGCAGAGGGCCGGAAGCAAGACAGGCAGCGCTAGACCATCTCTGGATGCACAACCGGAGTTGGGCGACCGACGCAGAGTCGGGACGCCCGCCAATTATCACCAGCGGAAACGGCGTACACGTGACGGATGCCGAGGGCCGCGAGTGGATGGACGTCAATGGCGGGTACATGTGCGTAAACATCGGCTACGGGCGACACGAACTGGCCGACGCCATGCGTGAACAGATGTCCAAGCTGGTGTACTTCCCACAGGGATCAACAACGGAACCGCTGATCGAGCTAGCGTCCAAGTTGTCTGACATAACCCCTGGAAACCTGGACCGTTCATGGCCGGTCACAGGCGGATCAGAAGCGAACGAGACCGCCATCAAGATCGCAAGGGCGTATCATAGACGACGAGGAGAGGCAGGCAGGTACAAGATCATAAGCCGGGTCGGTTCCTATCACGGAGCCCTTGGCGCGACGATGTGGCTCGGTGGAGACGGCGGCAGGGAGGACTACGAGCCCGCATTCCCAGGCATGCTCTACGCTCCCCAGCCAGACTCGTACAACTCGCCGATTCCCGGAGAGACTGACTCCGAGGCCGCAGTGAGGTGCGCGCAGGCCATTGAGGACCTGATCAAGTTCCATGGGCCCTCGAGTGTCGCTGCCGTGATAGCTGAGCCAGTGTCTTCGTCGATGGGTGCCGCGGTACCTGGAGACGAGTACTGGCCACTGCTGAGGCAGATTTGTGATCGTTACGGGGTCATACTCATTGCGGACGAAGTTATTACCGGTTTCGGGCGCACGGGGACCATGTTCGCGATGGAGCACTGGAATGTCACTCCAGACATCATGACCATGGCCAAGGGGATAACGTCCAGCTATGTGCCACTCGCGAACGCGATCGTCACTGACGAAGTTGCCGACGTATTCGCAGGCTCCGACAACATCTTCAAGCAGGCGCTGACCTTTGGCGGCCACCCTGTCACTGCGGCAGTGGCCCTTAAGAACATAGAGATCATGGAGACAGAGGGCCTCGTAGACAACTCTGCCGAGATTGGGGCCCACATTTTAGGCCGTCTGGACGACTTGGCGGCCGAGCACCCAATGATTGGGAACGTAAGAGGGCGCGGGTTGCTGATAGGCGTGGAACTCGTCGCAGACCGCGACACGAAGACCAGGTTCCCCAAGGACGTACAGCTGGGGAATCGTCTCTCAGATGCGTTTGAGGCGGAGAGTCTGATCCTCAGATGCGGAGACGATAGGATCGGCATTGGCCCGTCGCTCTGTATCACTGAAACTGAAGCCGACGAGCTCGTCAATAGGCTAGACAGGGCAATCACCAAGGTTGAACGGGGTCTACCTAGCTAG
- a CDS encoding MFS transporter produces MPRIYRGWWVVSVPFLAAALGTGAGQYGFGIFIEPLEQTFGWSRSQISASLSFTAVGSLLAPMLGRFIDRYGARPVIAGSLALVALSFVMRPMMTELWHWYALSLLQYAGYTGASMLPAGKLVGLWFRRTRGRVMGITAMGNNFGGLVFPPMMGWMLLLMSWQATYVALGIMTVLLLAYTLLMVRDSPSECDLEDGATELEIRGAAPVTGRTVGQALRDKSFYAIAVAVTLGTFTYSAIIPQIIPHLLDGGTTLAVASIVLSLYAIAGMVGKFIMGLVAERVTSRYALMLNFVGQAVFLLAMIRADNPMVMWTAVPVLGIFNGAFGALFQLVVQDAFGIRYFGSIMGLINFATLVSFFFGPILAGVSYDITGSYTLAFLAVSGMFATAALALTQAKPRTDLQ; encoded by the coding sequence ATGCCAAGAATCTACCGTGGCTGGTGGGTCGTCTCGGTGCCATTCCTCGCCGCTGCCCTCGGCACGGGTGCCGGACAGTATGGCTTTGGCATCTTCATCGAGCCGCTGGAGCAGACCTTCGGCTGGAGCCGTTCCCAGATCAGCGCTTCGCTTTCGTTCACTGCCGTTGGGAGCCTGTTGGCTCCCATGCTGGGCAGGTTCATCGATCGCTATGGGGCAAGACCAGTAATTGCGGGGTCTCTGGCTCTTGTGGCCCTAAGCTTCGTCATGCGACCCATGATGACCGAGCTGTGGCACTGGTACGCCCTGAGCCTTCTTCAATACGCCGGATATACGGGCGCTTCAATGCTGCCTGCCGGTAAACTCGTTGGTCTCTGGTTCAGGCGTACCCGGGGACGTGTCATGGGAATTACTGCGATGGGGAACAACTTCGGGGGGCTGGTCTTTCCACCCATGATGGGATGGATGCTACTCCTGATGTCGTGGCAGGCAACATATGTCGCGCTCGGCATCATGACGGTGTTGCTACTTGCGTACACGTTGCTCATGGTGCGTGACTCACCATCCGAATGCGACCTCGAAGATGGTGCAACTGAGCTAGAGATCAGGGGAGCAGCCCCAGTCACAGGCAGGACTGTAGGGCAGGCTCTGCGCGACAAGTCGTTCTACGCGATCGCGGTTGCAGTAACCCTGGGCACTTTCACCTACTCGGCGATAATCCCACAGATCATCCCACATCTCCTGGATGGCGGGACCACCCTTGCTGTCGCGTCCATAGTCTTGAGCCTGTACGCCATCGCGGGCATGGTAGGTAAGTTCATCATGGGACTGGTGGCCGAAAGGGTGACCTCTCGTTACGCACTGATGTTGAACTTCGTCGGGCAGGCCGTATTCCTTCTTGCAATGATTCGGGCCGACAATCCGATGGTCATGTGGACCGCAGTCCCGGTTCTGGGAATCTTCAACGGAGCGTTCGGAGCCCTGTTCCAACTCGTAGTGCAGGACGCATTTGGAATTCGCTACTTCGGCAGTATCATGGGACTGATTAACTTTGCGACTCTAGTCTCGTTCTTCTTCGGTCCAATACTGGCCGGTGTGTCTTACGACATCACAGGGAGCTACACCCTGGCTTTCCTTGCTGTGTCAGGGATGTTCGCGACAGCGGCATTGGCATTGACGCAGGCCAAGCCGCGAACAGACTTGCAGTAG